The Coccidioides posadasii str. Silveira chromosome 3, complete sequence genome contains a region encoding:
- the MIC10 gene encoding Mitochondrial inner membrane organizing system component (EggNog:ENOG410PQM9~COG:S~TransMembrane:1 (o36-55i)~BUSCO:16872at33183) — MADSNDAAPAVPVPRSSRPVSEALLNEKWDRAISSLLIRSSLGLSFGVIFSVLLFKRRAWPAWVGLGFGAGRAWEEADASFRRGDQPWRKDGQP, encoded by the exons ATGGCCGATTCTAACGACGCCGCGCCGGCCGTGCCGGTCCCGCGTTCAAGCCGCCCGGTCAGCGAAGCTTTGCTTAACGAAAAG TGGGACCGCGCAATCTCCTCTCTCCTCATCCGATCCAGCCTTGGCCTTTCCTTTGGCGTTATATTTTCCGTGCTTCTGTTCAAGCGAAGAGCGTGGCCCGCCTGGGTTGGATTAGGATTCGGTGCCGGCCGGGCTTGGGAAGAAGCTGATG CATCTTTCCGACGAGGAGATCAGCCCTGGAGGAAAGACGGGCAGCCGTGA
- a CDS encoding uncharacterized protein (EggNog:ENOG410PS90~COG:K~BUSCO:5822at33183) has translation MPLDEEGAKWSCEPCIRGHRSSKCQHFDRLMMKVPKAGRPLAKCPHPKGTCSCQKVYAFMVRIPKGSTCLCRPLYRVPMTGQPSGKVSPKSSPPLSVASSSTTSQPNRVQKRTRRQNSIQSQSDVIANGLTALAEDSEKPNLENVKPITPYTNMRSPIAPLQCHVPTIPSEAYHQSLAAPRINKLQMALPVQVPSPYNTSPSNFAQGSSPTHALTSPTPLCSAPCCERVTKSEGTSVNAGSTFVHTSPQETRLYTFSGPDPSSIFRRSSGAPKVESSGSLMHHNSNASLVSMDQFSAPFSLANPPYRNSYPSQSHIGSVHFAQGVPSSPANPFPHNYFGFESQPEHNCGCGDGCQCLGCASHPFNDTTRQHIQEMGYLMTLQSNEEGDNRPTSSYGRNDFSTHLEAYNPPQHPSGQSNIPGSFTGDFMSQSIQPLANEASLPTHGIYSQQIYEPLMQPGAYYTLEYPVGLSDFAPCTNIMGTCQCGINCKCIGCLTHDGHNGVSLEPSPPPDRPSGNVTSTTDKPVPQTQHRMELQPESFGLNHLKTEPTIMD, from the exons ATGCCTCTCGACGAGGAAGGGGCTAAATGGTCATG TGAACCATGCATTCGAGGGCATCGGTCATCAAAATGCCAGCATTTCGATAGGCTTATGATGAAAGTACCTAAAGCTGGCCGGCCACTTGCAAAGTGCCCTCACCCCAAGGGTACGTGCAGTTGTCAGAAGGTCTATGCGTTCATGGTCAGAATTCCAAAAG GCTCAACATGCCTATGTCGACCCCTGTATCGCGTCCCTATGACTGGACAGCCATCTGGGAAGGTGTCGCCAAAGTCTAGCCCACCACTGTCAGTGGCCTCATCTTCTACTACGTCACAGCCAAATAGGGTGCAAAAGCGCACGAGGCGACAGAACAGCATCCAGTCGCAATCCGATGTTATAGCCAATGGGCTAACAGCTCTTGCTGAGGACTCTGAAAAGCCCAATTTAGAAAATGTGAAGCCCATTACTCCATACACTAATATGCGTTCCCCAATAGCTCCTTTGCAATGCCATGTACCCACTATCCCCTCAGAAGCTTATCATCAGAGCTTGGCAGCGCCGAGGATCAATAAATTACAGATGGCACTACCTGTTCAGGTGCCTAGTCCATACAACACCTCGCCATCCAACTTTGCACAAGGAAGCAGTCCTACACATGCTCTGACATCACCTACTCCCCTCTGTTCGGCTCCTTGCTGTGAGAGGGTAACGAAGTCCGAGGGAACCTCTGTCAATGCAGGTTCCACCTTTGTACACACTTCGCCGCAGGAAACGCGCCTGTATACCTTTTCTGGACCCGATCCTTCTTCTATATTTCGACGATCGTCTGGGGCCCCAAAGGTCGAGTCCTCCGGAAGCTTGATGCATCACAATTCAAACGCGTCACTAGTATCTATGGACCAATTTTCCGCTCCCTTCTCGTTAGCTAATCCTCCTTACCGCAACTCATACCCCTCTCAGAGCCATATAGGAAGCGTTCATTTCGCTCAAGGTGTTCCATCCAGCCCGGCTAATCCCTTTCCTCATAATTACTTTGGATTCGAAAGCCAGCCCGAACATAACTGCGGCTGTGGGGATGGTTGCCAATGCCTGGGGTGTGCCTCCCATCCATTCAACGACACTACCCGCCAACATATTCAGGAGATGGGATACTTGATGACACTTCAAAGCAATGAGGAAGGCGACAACCGACCTACTTCGTCTTACGGTAGAAATGATTTTTCGACGCATCTGGAGGCATATAATCCACCACAGCATCCTTCGGGACAAAGCAATATACCGGGGAGTTTCACCGGTGATTTTATGAGCCAGTCTATCCAACCGCTCGCCAATGAGGCTTCCCTACCGACCCACGGGATATACAGCCAGCAAATCTACGAGCCATTAATGCAACCAGGGGCATATTACACATTAGAATACCCAGTGGGTCTATCAGATTTTGCTCCTTGCACGAATATCATGGGCACTTGTCAATGTGGAATCAATTGCAAATGTATCGGCTGTCTTACCCATGATGGCCACAATGGGGTCTCTTTAGAACCATCTCCACCGCCAGATCGACCAAGTGGGAATGTAACGTCGACTACGGACAAGCCAGTACCTCAAACGCAACACAGGATGGAGCTACAACCGGAGTCCTTCGGCCTCAATCATCTCAAAACAGAGCCGACGATCATGGATTAG
- a CDS encoding uncharacterized protein (EggNog:ENOG410PRR1~COG:S~TransMembrane:1 (o1262-1281i)~BUSCO:382at33183) gives MESPTSYTALLELEKGSHGSPKDHLKEAARIIGVDLDSYPRGEEPYFSSSIAVQVTAAPKEEWVLRWLMKKLKAPLSEVNSSYTVEESSWILFRILLGRIPPRTLATILTENKFLNALQSSLEEIEALISRSSGPITQHGVSKSSSGSRKRKRTETPAESGAPPVSSCPSNSLVYTFLSVASTVKRLVVLADSIRQATLKAQVQLILRGEPKIAADLLRRALRCAASVDEVLRNNHELDAVDGFFKDMLAIIEIWKLRSDGDGNAKLNNGVFASKALEPALRFFAATLNDTNHSEARKSFIQGIERLIVVHVVLPLRSIFFASVSKGSAQAGKAILPRQVKVISDELVSQLHPDSIEAMCGIFPLFLDIAIRALPRDTFKRQVNEAPWLETLFATLSTQAGYSLSADKRLESQTSFVLLQDLLQVVIDRNLTLSLDTLIQYTVRFSGLHKDYPAEPQWALVSQIIQIGVDVFLPNSGLDESKYLLGSLISQVTLLCQQPGGFPNGVYALVKDGIILPLLNGFFGARDSDTLLRIWNEQLRLLDSARSNDKTIPPFSIWEDDDFSKSYGTLVASSVSTPHINSQIDKIVSTLSHPGHSSEIYATLVFLDSILLPKQGKKGESLRALYRQTIFDTVETLIPLSSGSYWRWRLWRILGSSVHVAGISDQNVSRTVTTSILPTAKRIFESFDLKIGDSSDIGRCQEAFWCFKFVVSLAGELNDDLLSDYLDKLVPTIVSLLENIPDPRAVVWDGRVEGITSPPVIASGCLSTFLAKGQALALLSTDLRRRLLTTLLATVMKATGSRQKSLENQLVRSGNSGIQLADLWSGFVSREFLLASPNVVYDLTFVLFEHLKKAGSNCDTIARYLLNIPVRLIPRLQRGNLLDLLEEIILQKKLPSDVELDILTLMTRLVDAPKSPANITSNDQALWKLAGSISVGNSDSDLQLFQAVKQLHKAVIDKVLISSEGNLGKYGQKVYSAIRELKKTMKSVDFETMEYYVFVLSLHLLHTHRSELDEKKHERIELLRKEILTQVLSELKSLSRKLKKHPEEVELKPLTGIFAVADTLQDLLQGNKDALGILRKLEQYATASDCDGVVQRFVKRRMLAWKATRPQICTTLLEQSSLVSVQRLQESDEKLTVYEIYSQLSTLSKDALIGFLRDTRSSGFLGDQAAYRLLLVGIALGLLDPIDDRESPASLELTSTFTDATEALLLCTSIEPFCLAAECLDILLRTQPRSISQWNVDNLLAKVAVVVSPSGPKIPSEYAGTIFARLCRLLGILFGLYRKKLSGRFHLILPTLQRMLRCLFASDSRATKSLTLAATHPTWIGSGSGTPLQPEHAAQYTRLLTSLCDPTVSAVENQRGGQSQGLTDNTKKVKSLAGQHLQYLIMEYVGAQLRGHLVPEIKAALMQGFYAVLDVMSKNTMKAMNAAMDSSARAVFKGLYDDYVKFGKWNHD, from the exons ATGGAG TCTCCGACTTCCTACACGGCCCTATTGGAGCTTGAAAAGGGCAGCCATGGCTCCCCGAAAGATCATTTAAAAGAGGCCGCGCGAATTATTGGGGTTGATTTAGACTCATATCCCCGGGGTGAGGAGCCTTACTTTTCTAGCAGCATCGCTGTCCAAGTCACTGCCGCTCCAAAGGAGGAATGGGTGCTCCGGTGGTTAATGAAGAAGTTGAAGGCCCCACTGAGCGAAGTGAATTCGAGTTACACGGTTGAAGAATCTTCGTGGATCCTTTTTCGTATATTGTTGGGCCGAATTCCTCCTAGAACGTTGGCAACAATTTTAACGGAGAACAAATTTTTGAATGCCCTGCAGAGTTCGTTGGAAGAAATAGAAGCGTTGATATCTCGGTCTTCTGGGCCCATTACACAGCATGGAGTCTCGAAATCTTCCTCCGGAAGccgaaagagaaagagaacaGAGACTCCGGCTGAAAGCGGGGCACCGCCTGTTTCTTCTTGCCCGTCAAACTCGCTGGTATATACTTTCCTTTCAGTGGCGAGCACCGTGAAACGCCTCGTAGTTTTAGCCGATTCAATCCGCCAAGCTACGCTTAAGGCACAAGTGCAGCTTATACTGCGAGGGGAGCCAAAAATTGCGGCAGATTTGCTCAGACGGGCTCTTCGTTGTGCGGCATCAGTTGATGAAGTGTTGCGAAATAATCACGAATTGGACGCCGTGGATGGGTTCTTTAAGGACATGTTAGCGATTATAGAAATTTGGAAGCTTAGGTCGGATGGCGATGGAAATGCCAAGTTAAATAAT GGTGTTTTCGCCTCAAAAGCCTTGGAACCTGCTCTGAGATTCTTCGCAGCGACTCTAAACGACACAAATCATTCTGAAGCAAGAAAAAGTTTTATACAAGGCATTGAGAGGCTAATCGTGGTGCACGTCGTCCTCCCTCTGCGGAGTATCTTCTTCGCGTCAGTATCTAAAGGCTCCGCCCAAGCCGGTAAAGCGATTCTCCCGAGGCAAGTTAAAGTAATCTCGGATGAATTAGTTTCTCAGTTACACCCCGACTCTATAGAGGCTATGTGCGGGATTTTCCCGCTTTTCTTGGACATTGCTATCCGTGCTTTACCCCGAGATACCTTTAAACGCCAGGTGAACGAAGCTCCATGGTTAGAAACGCTCTTCGCGACGCTGTCCACCCAGGCAGGCTACTCTTTGTCAGCGGATAAGCGACTTGAATCTCAGACCAGTTTTGTGTTATTACAAGACCTGCTCCAAGTTGTCATTGACCGAAATTTGACTTTGTCTCTTGATACGCTTATTCAATACACAGTTCGCTTTTCTGGATTGCACAAAGACTATCCGGCAGAACCACAGTGGGCATTAGTGTCACAGATTATTCAGATCGGCGTCGATGTTTTCTTGCCGAACTCGGGGCTCGATGAATCGAAATATCTCCTAGGGTCTCTTATCAGCCAGGTAACTTTGCTCTGTCAACAGCCGGGGGGGTTTCCCAACGGTGTTTATGCACTAGTTAAAGACGGTATTATTCTTCCTTTGCTCAATGGATTCTTCGGGGCGAGAGATAGTGATACATTACTCCGAATTTGGAACGAGCAGCTTCGACTCCTTGACAGTGCGCGTTCGAATGATAAAACCATCCCCCCATTTTCTATTTGGGAAGACGACGACTTTTCCAAGTCATATGGGACATTAGTAGCTAGCAGCGTATCGACCCCGCACATAAATTCTCAAATTGACAAAATTGTTTCAACGCTATCGCACCCCGGGCACTCATCGGAAATCTATGCTACTCTTGTTTTCCTGGATTCGATTTTACTTCCAAAACAAGGTAAAAAGGGAGAATCCCTTCGAGCGCTTTATCGTCAAACCATTTTCGATACAGTGGAAACTTTAATCCCTCTATCTTCCGGATCATACTGGAGGTGGCGGCTATGGAGAATTCTAGGAAGCTCGGTGCATGTCGCAGGCATTTCCGACCAGAACGTCTCTCGCACTGTGACAACGTCTATTCTACCGACAGCCAAAAGGATCTTCGAATCGTTTGACCTGAAAATCGGGGACTCTAGCGACATTGGACGATGTCAAGAAGCATTTTGGTGTTTCAAATTCGTGGTTTCCCTTGCTGGGGAGCTCAATGATGACCTTCTTAGTGATTATCTCGATAAACTGGTTCCTACTATCGTTTCTTTGTTAGAAAATATACCAGACCCCAGGGCTGTTGTGTGGGACGGCCGTGTCGAAGGGATTACCTCCCCACCAGTCATCGCAAGTGGTTGCCTGTCGACGTTCCTCGCGAAGGGCCAGGCGTTGGCGTTGCTCTCGACAGATTTGCGGCGTCGGCTTCTCACAACACTCCTCGCCACAGTTATGAAAGCTACTGGGAGCCGGCAGAAGTCGTTAGAAAACCAATTGGTTCGATCTGGTAATTCTGGCATTCAGCTCGCCGACCTTTGGTCTGGTTTCGTATCGCGAGAGTTCCTCTTGGCCTCACCCAATGTTGTTTACGACCTGACGTTTGTTCTTTTTGAACACCTAAAGAAAGCTGGATCAAATTGCGATACCATCGCTCGATACCTTCTCAATATCCCAGTTCGGCTGATCCCGCGCCTCCAAAGGGGAAATCTGTTAGACCTTCTCGAAGAAATTATTCTACAAAAGAAACTTCCTTCAGATGTAGAGCTTGACATATTGACTCTGATGACAAGGCTGGTAGATGCACCGAAGTCCCCCGCGAATATCACCAGTAACGATCAAGCGCTTTGGAAACTTGCAGGTTCGATATCCGTGGGCAACTCAGATTCTGACCTGCAGCTCTTTCAGGCTGTCAAACAGCTGCACAAAGCAGTGATAGACAAGGTTTTGATTTCCTCAGAGGGAAACCTGGGAAAATACGGCCAGAAAGTCTACAGTGCTATTCGTGAGCTGAAAAAGACCATGAAATCTGTTGATTTTGAGACGATGGAATATTACGTGTTCGTACTATCCCTCCACTTACTCCACACTCACAGATCCGAACTTGATGAAAAGAAACATGAGCGTATCGAACTCTTGCGGAAAGAAATTCTCACCCAAGTCTTGTCGGAGTTGAAATCCCTATCTCGAAAACTGAAAAAGCACCCGGAAGAAGTGGAATTAAAGCCTTTGACTGGTATTTTCGCAGTTGCGGATACTCTACAAGATTTGCTCCAAGGTAACAAAGACGCCTTGGGGATCTTGCGGAAGCTTGAACAATATGCAACGGCGTCTGATTGTGATGGGGTTGTACAAAGATTCGTTAAACGGCGAATGCTGGCATGGAAAGCAACTAGGCCACAAATCTGTACCACACTTTTGGAACAATCTTCCTTGGTTTCAGTCCAACGGCTTCAGGAGAGCGATGAGAAGCTCACTGTGTATGAGATCTATTCGCAGCTGTCCACCCTGTCGAAAGATGCGCTTATTGGTTTCCTTCGTGATACTCGCAGCTCCGGATTTCTGGGAGACCAAGCAGCCTATCGTTTATTACTGGTGGGTATAGCTCTAGGCTTATTGGACCCTATTGACGACAGAGAGAGTCCAGCGTCTTTAGAGTTGACTTCAACATTTACAGACGCGACGGAGGCACTATTACTTTGCACTTCGATAGAGCCGTTTTGCTTAGCGGCAGAGTGTCTCGATATCCTCCTACGCACACAGCCGCGTTCTATATCACAGTGGAATGTCgataatcttcttgcaaaGGTTGCCGTCGTAGTATCCCCATCTGGGCCTAAAATCCCCTCGGAGTATGCGGGGACCATATTCGCACGGCTCTGCCGGCTGCTAGGAATTCTATTTGGGTTATACCGCAAGAAGCTCAGTGGAAGATTTCATCTTATCCTTCCAACCTTGCAAAGAATGCTGCGATGTCTCTTCGCCAGCGATTCTAGGGCGACGAAGTCGTTGACATTGGCAGCGACGCATCCAACGTGGATCGGAAGTGGGAGTGGAACACCATTGCAACCTGAGCATGCTGCCCAATATACGCGTCTCTTGAC